From one Populus alba chromosome 17, ASM523922v2, whole genome shotgun sequence genomic stretch:
- the LOC118029643 gene encoding probably inactive leucine-rich repeat receptor-like protein kinase At5g48380, whose amino-acid sequence MGRGEGKKITISEMMMLMVKRKHKITDDDQAGSSPTAGLLEEGIKEISMLEKRVTRMSYADLKDATDNFSENNVIGEGKMGMLYKASLPNGYVLAVKKLHDSRFLEEQSISELKILGSLRHINVLPLLGFCVESNQRFLVYKYMPNGNLYDWLHPMEEGQEKAMEWGVRFKVAVGLARGLAWLHQNCHTVKIIHLEFRKGDADHEYEQHSRSA is encoded by the exons ATGGGCCGgggagaggggaaaaaaatcacaatatcaGAAATGATGATGTTGATGGTGAAGAGGAAGCATAAGATAACAGATGATGATCAAGCAGGCAGCTCCCCAACAGCAGGTCTTTTGGAGGAAGGAATTAAAGAG ATTTCCATGTTGGAGAAGAGGGTTACAAGAATGAGCTACGCAGATCTTAAAGATGCAACCGATAATTTCAGTGAGAACAATGTCATCGGAGAGGGAAAGATGGGGATGCTGTACAAGGCATCATTGCCTAATGGTTATGTCCTTGCAGTTAAGAAGTTGCATGATTCTCGGTTCCTTGAAGAACAATCTATATCCGAGTTGAAGATTCTTGGTTCATTGAGACATATCAACGTACTTCCACTGTTGGGGTTTTGCGTTGAGTCAAACCAAAGGTTTCTGGTTTACAAATATATGCCAAATGGTAACCTTTATGATTGGCTACATCCCATGGAAGAAGGTCAGGAAAAAGCTATGGAATGGGGTGTGAGGTTTAAAGTCGCCGTCGGATTAGCAAGAGGCTTGGCATGGCTTCATCAGAACTGTCATACCGTCAAAATAATCCATCTTGAATTTCGGAAAGGCGATGCTGATCACGAGTATGAGCAACACTCCAGGAGTGCATGA
- the LOC118029650 gene encoding NADPH-dependent oxidoreductase 2-alkenal reductase-like — protein MHVYIMACLLQPCRSSAIFQINLRTLAQDMASDHSVGGVEVISNKQVILKDYASGFPRESNLYLTTSNIKLKVPEDESGKDAVLVKNLYLSCDPFMRGRMRRDLPPGEPEQSSYSLGSPIVGYGVARVVDSRHSDFKKGDLVWGRTIGWEEYSLITTTEYLCKINHTDDIPLSYYTGILGMPGITAYFCFFNIGSPKEGDRVYVSSALGAIGQLVGQFAKLIGCYVVGSAGSKEKVELLKTKFGFDDAFNYKEEHDLDAALKRYFPEGIDIYFENVGGKMLDAVLLNMRHHGRIALCGMISQYNLEQPESVQNLIALLYKQIRMEGFGVTEYYDQYSKFFDFVLPYIKEGKIVYVEDIAEGLESGPAALIGLFSGRNVGKQVVKVAQE, from the exons ATGCATGTCTATATAATGGCTTGCCTGTTACAACCTTGTAGATCATCAgcaatatttcaaattaatctaAGAACATTAGCACAAGACATGGCTAGTGATCATAGTGTTGGTGGGGTGGAAGTGATCAGCAACAAACAAGTGATCCTCAAGGACTATGCGAGTGGTTTTCCAAGAGAATCAAACCTGTACCTGACGACAAGTAACATCAAACTCAAAGTGCCAGAAGACGAGAGTGGTAAAGATGCTGTGCTGGTTAAGAATCTCTACTTGTCTTGTGATCCTTTCATGCGTGGACGCATGCGGAGAGATCTGCCACCCGGTGAACCTGAACAATCTTCCTACTCCCTTGGTTCT CCAATTGTTGGATATGGAGTGGCTAGAGTTGTTGATTCCAGGCACTCTGACTTCAAGAAAGGTGATTTGGTCTGGGGAAGGACAATCGGCTGGGAAGAATACAGTCTAATAACAACAACTGAATACCTCTGCAAAATCAACCATACTGATGATATACCCCTTTCATACTACACTGGAATTCTTG GAATGCCTGGCATCACTGCTTATTTTTGCTTCTTTAACATTGGTTCTCCCAAGGAAGGAGACCGTGTCTACGTTTCATCAGCGTTAGGTGCAATTGGTCAGCTTGTTGGGCAATTTGCAAAGCTGATAGGTTGTTATGTTGTTGGAAGTGCTGGAAGTAAAGAAAAGGTTGAACTATTGAAGACCAAGTTTGGATTTGATGATGCTTTCAATTATAAAGAGGAGCATGACTTGGATGCAGCCTTGAAAAG GTACTTCCCTGAAGGCATCGACATTTACTTTGAGAATGTTGGAGGAAAAATGCTTGATGCTGTCCTTCTAAACATGAGACACCATGGCCGTATTGCTTTGTGTGGAATGATCTCTCAATACAATCTCGAGCAGCCTGAAAGTGTGCAGAACTTAATCGCTTTACTCTATAAGCAGATCCGGATGGAAGGGTTTGGGGTTACCGAGTACTATGACCAATACTCCAAGTTCTTCGATTTTGTTCTGCCTTATATTAAAGAAGGGAAGATTGTTTATGTGGAAGACATAGCTGAAGGACTCGAGAGTGGCCCTGCTGCATTGATAGGCCTATTCAGCGGCCGAAATGTAGGCAAGCAAGTAGTGAAGGTTGCTCAGGAGTGA
- the LOC118029651 gene encoding polygalacturonase-like, translated as MASLPPPMSPLLLTLLSIIFLASPSAKAAQFSVLSYGAKPDGKTDSTKAFAAAWSQACASTGPATISVPKGSFSLRQVKFQGPCKNNAIMVHIDGTLVAPSNYGVLGSAQNWLIFEHVNGVTLSGGTLDGQGAGLWSCKNSGKGHCPKGATSLEFSNSKNIAITGLASLNSQMFHIVINGCQNVKLQGVKVSADGNSPNTDGIHVQSSTAVTILNSRIGTGDDCVSIGPGTSNLWIENVACGPGHGISIGSLGKESQEAGVRDVTVKTTTFTGTQNGLRIKTWGRPSSGFATNILFQHIVMNNVKNPILIDQNYCPGNKNCPGQASGVKISDVTYQDIHGTSATELAVKFDCSRKYPCTGIKLQDVKLTYDNKPAEASCINAGGVASGMVQPTSCL; from the exons ATGGCATCCCTTCCACCGCCAATGAGCCCTCTTCTCCTTACCCTTCTCTCCATCATTTTCCTTGCCTCCCCTTCAGCAAAGGCAGCGCAATTTAGTGTGTTGAGTTATGGGGCCAAGCCTGATGGAAAAACTGACTCAACCAAGGCCTTTGCTGCTGCTTGGTCACAAGCATGTGCCTCTACAGGGCCAGCCACAATCTCTGTTCCTAAAGGGAGTTTCTCTCTGCGTCAAGTGAAGTTTCAGGGCCCTTGCAAGAATAATGCTATCATGGTACATATAGATGGAACCCTAGTCGCTCCATCAAATTATGGGGTCCTAGGTAGTGCACAAAACTGGCTAATCTTTGAGCATGTTAATGGAGTTACTCTATCTGGAGGGACTCTTGACGGTCAAGGTGCTGGACTGTGGTCTTGCAAGAACTCCGGCAAGGGTCATTGCCCCAAGGGCGCAACG TCACTTGAATtttccaattcaaaaaacattgcAATCACCGGATTGGCGTCATTAAATAGCCAAATGTTCCATATTGTCATCAATGGCTGCCAAAACGTCAAATTGCAAGGAGTCAAAGTCTCTGCTGACGGAAACAGCCCTAACACGGATGGCATTCACGTTCAATCATCAACGGCTGTCACCATCTTGAATTCAAGGATTGGAACGGGTGACGATTGTGTATCTATCGGCCCCGGCACATCTAACTTGTGGATTGAAAATGTTGCATGTGGACCGGGCCATGGAATCag CATTGGAAGTTTGGGCAAGGAATCCCAAGAGGCTGGTGTGCGAGATGTTACAGTCAAAACCACTACATTTACGGGTACCCAAAATGGACTGAGAATCAAGACTTGGGGAAGGCCTAGCAGTGGTTTTGCTACAAATATTCTTTTCCAACATATAGTCATGAATAACGTCAAGAATCCCATTTTGATAGACCAAAACTACTGCCCCGGCAACAAGAATTGCCCTGGCCAG GCTTCCGGTGTGAAAATCAGCGATGTGACCTATCAAGACATTCATGGAACGTCAGCCACCGAACTTGCCGTGAAATTTGATTGTAGCAGAAAATATCCGTGCACCGGGATTAAACTGCAGGATGTGAAGCTCACTTACGACAACAAACCGGCTGAAGCATCATGTATCAATGCTGGTGGAGTTGCTTCCGGCATGGTGCAGCCTACTAGCTGTTTGTAG